Genomic DNA from Alistipes indistinctus YIT 12060:
AGTCAAAAGAAGTTACACGGGTCAGTTCCTCAAGCCGTTATTGAGCCAATAGATCGACATGGTGTAAATCTGCACGGCAAGTATTGCTTCCATCCGGGCCTTCCATCTTGCCTTACTTATCTTGCCTTACCTTACTTCATTGCACGTATCACACTTTCCAAGGATTTCCTCTTTTATTCGGCTCAAGTATTTGGGTTAAGCAGTTCGGATAATTGTTGATAACGTACTAATAAACTGTTATTAACTGTTGTGCACTTGTTAATAATGTGTTGGTATCGTTGAATATCTGGTGTTGGATTCGCCTGTCATATGTTTAATTCCAGATTTGGTGTGCATAAATTGTGGATCGGTTGTCGACAGCTTGCCGATAAATTGTTAATAAACCCGGCGGATTGTTTATGAATTGTTGACAGGGTGTCGATAATCCGGCGTGAATCGCCGGTTCAATCTGTTAAAATGCCTTCCGGAGAGCCGAGTGTATCGCTCCCATATCCATAGGCCGATCCAAAAGGCTCGGGACGGCACGGCGTTTATTATTTGAACGGAGAATCGGGCTCTTTGGCCATATGGTTGTAAAATAAGCGGTCGAGCAGGCCGGGTGCGAATTTGCCGATCAGCGATGTGGCGCGGCCGTCGAATTCCATCAGTAGTGTGCGTTTGCGGCGTTCGATGCCACGGATAATCCGTTGGGCGACCTCTTCGGCACTCATCATTTTACTTTCGTTGCGGGGTGACTCGCCCTGACTGGTTCCATCGGCGGTCAGCGCCGAGAAGCGTACGTTCGATGCGGTGAAACCCGGACAAGCGACCATCACATGCACGCCTTTCTTCAGATTTTCGATCCGGATCGTTTCGAGCAGTCCCGTCATGGCGAATTTCGAGGCTGAGTAGCCGGTACGGCCCGGCAGACCGTGCATGCCGGCTACCGACGAAACTCCGACCAGTGTTCCTTTTGCTGCCTGCAAAGCAGGCAGCGCGTATTTCGCACAATAAACCGTGCCCCAGAAATTGACATCCATCAGTTGCCGCAATACATCGAGCTGCACGTCGTCGAACAGTGCGCGCATCGAGATCCCCGCGTTGCAGATCAGTATGTCGATCCGGCCGAAAGCGGAAAGGGCCTTATCGATCAGTCGTTTGCAATCCTCTTCGCGTGTCACGTCGGTCGCTTCGAAAGCCGATTCGATACCGCGAGTGAAGAGTTGGGCCGCGATCTCGGCGAGTTTGGCGCTGTTGCGTGCACCCATTACGACTTTTGCACCCCGGTCGGCAAAAGCATAGACCAACGCTTCGCCGATGCCCGACGACGCTCCCGTAATAACGACTACTTTTCCGGTGAAATCCATAGATATATGTGTTTGATTCCGATTATCTGTATTGTTTGTCTGCGGTCCGGTTTCGATCTCTTGCTTCGATTCCGATTCTTATTTTGTGCATTTGTTTCTGTTCCTGCCTCTGCTCTCCTGTTCCTGTTCAAATTTGAAGCAATCCGTATTTACGCAGTTGGTCCCATTGTTTCGAATGGTAGAACACCACGAACGGTTCCGGGCTGTACTTACCGTACAATTGTTTGGCATCGGCGAGTGTAACCTTGCGTGAAAGGTCGGCACACCGGAGAGTGAGCTCCATCAGGAATTCGGCTTCCGCTTCACCGAAACGGAACTGTTTTTCCCCGGTGTTGTTTCGTGCGGTGACGCCTTCGCCGGTGCGGATCAACGGTACGCCGATCCATACCAACCGTGCCGGATCGTTGTAGATGCGCGAAGCATCGGGTTTGATCAGTTGGTCGGTGATCAGCGTATTTTCGAGGGTCGTTGGCGGAATTTCCTTGCCTTTGAACCATTTGTGTGCGGGACGGTCGATGCCGCCTCCGCACATGTAGTTGGTCAATGCCTCGTTCAGCGCCTCGCCGACCGTGTTGATGTTGTAGGTGCGGATTTCGGTGAACGGGACTTCGTTGTTGGCGAATCCGTTCGGCCCTTTGTTTTTGCGGTGTACGCCGTATTTTTCCGGGTCGATTCCGCTGGGGCTGTGTACGGTCATGGCATAGCGGTGCCAGAAAGCTGAACCGATCAGTTCGGCGCGGAAGAGCTGGCGCACCACTTCGAGCGCATCGACACTCTCTTGCAGCGTTTGGGTCGGGAATCCGTACATCAGGTAGGTATGCACCATGATCCCGGCATAGAAGAAGTTGCGCATCGCGAGGGTGGCCTGTTCGATCGTCACCCCTTTGTCCATCAGTGCGAGTAACCGGTCCGAAGCCACTTCGAGTCCGCCGGATACGGCGATGCAACCTGCGGCCGACATCAGTTGAGCGAGATCGCCGGTGAAATTCTTTTCGAAACGGATATTGGTCCACCAGGCCACTTTCAGTCCCCGGCGCAGGATTTCGAGCGAGAGTTCCCGCAGCATTGTCGGGGAGGCGGCTTCGTCCACGAAATGAAAGCCCCGGCTGCCCGTTTGGCCCATCACCTGCTCCATCCAGTCCACCAGTTGTGCGGCCGGAACGCTTTCATACCGGCAGATGTAGTCGAGGGTCGTGTCGCAGAAGGCGCATTTGGCCCAGTAGCAGCCGTGCGCGAGCATCATTTTGTTCCACCGTCCGTCGCTCCAGAGCCGGTGCATCGGATTGGTCACTTCGGTCAGCGACAGGTATTTGTCGTGCGGCAGGCCGCTGAAGTCGGGACAGCCGCGTTCGGCATGCGTCAGCGGTGCGGCCTCTCCCTCATGATAACCGTCCCGGGCGTAGGTACGCAGCAGGTCGTTGCCGGCCAACAGCCGCTCGAGCGGCCGTTCGCCGTCGTCGAGGATGATGTAGTCGATATACCGGAAAATGGCTTTATCGGTCATCGTGCGCAGTTCGGTTGAGGGATAGCCGCCGCCCATCGCGATGCGGATGTAGGGATGCCGCTCTTTGAGGTATTGCGCGCAACGCAGGATGGCCAGCAGGTTGCCGGGGAACGGTGCCGTAAAACCCACGAGAGTGGGGCGTACGGCCTCTATCTGCCGTTCGAGCAGTGCGACCATCTCCTCTTCGATCGGGTTACGGGGTTGCCGGAGTTCGGCTTCGAGTTTGGCGAAAAGCGGGATGGACATCGAGATCCGTTCGCCGTAGCGGACGATTTCGAAATGTTCGGTGACCGTACCGCGGATCAGGTCGCTCAGGTCTTGCAGATAGAGCGTGCAGAGAAATTTCGCACAGTCAGCGGTACCGAGGTTGCCGAAAAAGTAGTCGAGCTCCCCGGCGGCGTCGAACCGTCCCGCTTGCGGCAGGAACTCCCCGTTGCAAATCAGCGTAGCCAGCGTATTGTCTCCTGTGCGGAGGAACTCCATCACTGTGTCGATCGTCGATAGATAGCGTTCACGCAGGCCGTACATGCGCTCCAGGTTGGGATCCTTTCCCATTTGTTCCGGGGTGCAGGCGTCAAAAATCCGCAGCAATATATCCCGGCTGAAAAGTCTGTTGATCAGTTCGATTGACAGATCGTATTGTTCTGCCTGATATCCCTGACGCGTGAGGTAGCCTTTCAGGTAGGCCGTAGCCGGGTAGGGGCAGTTTACCTGAACGAAAGGCGGGGTGATCAACAGTAATTTTTCCATGTGGATATCGGCTTGTTTGTAGCCCGGAGGCGGGTGTCGCGGATCAATGAAGAGTTGTTGCAGAGATGAGTCTGCTGGTGTCGTATACCTGTTTCTATGGGTAGAGTAGGGTGTTCTCGTTTGCCCGTCAGGGCGTTTCGATGCTGAGTCCGTCGTATGCGAAACGGACGTTTTCCGGCAGGGCGGGTTCTTCCTGGGCCTGCCGTCCCATCTGGTGCGAGATGTGGGTCAGGTAGGTTTGCCGGGGGGAGACCAGATGGTTCACGTGCAGGGCTTCGCCGAGCGTAAAATGGGAGATATGGGCCTCTTTGCGCAGGGCGTTGATCACCAGCGTATCGACGCCTTTGAGTTTGTCGAACTCTTTGGGCGGAATGTAGTTGAAATCGGTCAGGTAGGCAATACCTCCGATGCGGAACCCCAGTACCGGCAGCTTGTAATGCAGTCCGCGGATCGGAATGATCTCCACGCTCTTCACCCGGAAAGGGTCTTCGCCGATCGTATGGAGACGAATTTCGGGAACTCCCGGATATTTGTGCTCAACGAATGCATAGTCGAAATCCTTTTTCACCACCCGTTGTACCCGCTCTTCGGCATAGATGTCGACCGGCTCTCCCGAAGTGTAATTGAATGCACGCACATCGTCCAGCCCTCCGATATGGTCCTTGTGCTCGTGGGTCAGCAGGATGCCGTCGATACGTTGCACATGTTCGCGCAACATCTGCTGGCGGAAGTCCGGCCCCGCATCGATGACCAGCACCACGCCGTCCTGTTCGACGAGTGCGGCAGTGCGCAGCCGCTTGTCCCTGCTGTCAGGAGACGAGCACACCCGGCAACCGCACGAGATCACCGGTACGCCCTGTGATGTTCCTGTCCCCAGAAATGTGAGCTTTGTCATGCTTGAAAAGGAAAATTTCGGTAAATATAACGATTTTTTCGCCGACTCGGGTCCGGGTTCGTGCAGCCGGATTCGGTGTCGGAG
This window encodes:
- a CDS encoding SDR family oxidoreductase: MDFTGKVVVITGASSGIGEALVYAFADRGAKVVMGARNSAKLAEIAAQLFTRGIESAFEATDVTREEDCKRLIDKALSAFGRIDILICNAGISMRALFDDVQLDVLRQLMDVNFWGTVYCAKYALPALQAAKGTLVGVSSVAGMHGLPGRTGYSASKFAMTGLLETIRIENLKKGVHVMVACPGFTASNVRFSALTADGTSQGESPRNESKMMSAEEVAQRIIRGIERRKRTLLMEFDGRATSLIGKFAPGLLDRLFYNHMAKEPDSPFK
- a CDS encoding B12-binding domain-containing radical SAM protein, producing MEKLLLITPPFVQVNCPYPATAYLKGYLTRQGYQAEQYDLSIELINRLFSRDILLRIFDACTPEQMGKDPNLERMYGLRERYLSTIDTVMEFLRTGDNTLATLICNGEFLPQAGRFDAAGELDYFFGNLGTADCAKFLCTLYLQDLSDLIRGTVTEHFEIVRYGERISMSIPLFAKLEAELRQPRNPIEEEMVALLERQIEAVRPTLVGFTAPFPGNLLAILRCAQYLKERHPYIRIAMGGGYPSTELRTMTDKAIFRYIDYIILDDGERPLERLLAGNDLLRTYARDGYHEGEAAPLTHAERGCPDFSGLPHDKYLSLTEVTNPMHRLWSDGRWNKMMLAHGCYWAKCAFCDTTLDYICRYESVPAAQLVDWMEQVMGQTGSRGFHFVDEAASPTMLRELSLEILRRGLKVAWWTNIRFEKNFTGDLAQLMSAAGCIAVSGGLEVASDRLLALMDKGVTIEQATLAMRNFFYAGIMVHTYLMYGFPTQTLQESVDALEVVRQLFRAELIGSAFWHRYAMTVHSPSGIDPEKYGVHRKNKGPNGFANNEVPFTEIRTYNINTVGEALNEALTNYMCGGGIDRPAHKWFKGKEIPPTTLENTLITDQLIKPDASRIYNDPARLVWIGVPLIRTGEGVTARNNTGEKQFRFGEAEAEFLMELTLRCADLSRKVTLADAKQLYGKYSPEPFVVFYHSKQWDQLRKYGLLQI
- a CDS encoding MBL fold metallo-hydrolase, whose product is MTKLTFLGTGTSQGVPVISCGCRVCSSPDSRDKRLRTAALVEQDGVVLVIDAGPDFRQQMLREHVQRIDGILLTHEHKDHIGGLDDVRAFNYTSGEPVDIYAEERVQRVVKKDFDYAFVEHKYPGVPEIRLHTIGEDPFRVKSVEIIPIRGLHYKLPVLGFRIGGIAYLTDFNYIPPKEFDKLKGVDTLVINALRKEAHISHFTLGEALHVNHLVSPRQTYLTHISHQMGRQAQEEPALPENVRFAYDGLSIETP